From Nocardia sp. XZ_19_385, the proteins below share one genomic window:
- a CDS encoding TetR/AcrR family transcriptional regulator, translating into MARLTRTESQARTRADLVATARDLFLTEGYARTSLERVAEAAGYSKGAVYSNFRTKKQLCLEVLDLIHATKFEEVTELVSTADSLENRLAKLQEWAERTLGDVGWTMLEFEFATVARDDPELQAALVSSLGAVRGAVAAQLQTLTDSLDIELPMSAEDAATSVLSLGLGLGIQRAIDPTISARLITDAVRMLVTLGERARA; encoded by the coding sequence ATGGCCCGACTGACCCGCACCGAAAGCCAGGCGCGCACCCGCGCCGATCTGGTTGCGACGGCGCGCGACCTGTTCCTGACCGAGGGATACGCGCGGACCAGCCTGGAGCGGGTGGCCGAGGCGGCCGGCTACTCCAAGGGTGCCGTGTACTCCAACTTCCGCACGAAGAAGCAGCTGTGCCTGGAAGTCCTCGACCTGATCCATGCCACCAAGTTCGAGGAGGTGACCGAATTGGTGTCCACCGCCGACAGCTTGGAGAACCGGCTGGCGAAGCTGCAGGAATGGGCCGAACGCACCCTCGGTGATGTCGGCTGGACCATGCTCGAATTCGAGTTCGCCACCGTCGCCCGGGATGATCCGGAGCTGCAAGCGGCCTTGGTGTCCAGCCTCGGGGCGGTGCGCGGCGCCGTTGCCGCGCAACTACAGACCCTGACCGATTCGCTGGATATCGAGTTGCCGATGTCCGCGGAGGACGCGGCCACCTCGGTGCTGAGCCTCGGCCTCGGGCTCGGCATCCAGCGCGCCATCGATCCGACGATCTCGGCGCGGCTCATCACCGATGCCGTACGCATGCTCGTCACCCTCGGCGAACGCGCCCGGGCCTAG
- a CDS encoding patatin-like phospholipase family protein: MGNENGSQRRGLAIGCGGTIGAAWIVGALAAVRDVLDWDPRTADLMIGTSAGAEYVTMLGSGISVDELVAMQEGSSANPILTEHMRSGPGKFPPLPKPRLGAPLLPLRAPSGQRLLTAGSGLLPVGGGDASWLQRLAEQLNPGRTWVPHPATWLVSMDYATGQRVPFGSPDAPAATLGEALRASWAVPGWLPPVPIAGRRFIDGGAGSTASVDLLAGQGLDEVVVLAPMASAGRIPATSAGHFLERQMRNRMSAKLAGEIAALRAAGTKVLLLGATAEDLAVMGPNFMDGSRRLDTFRHSLRSTRAALEQGVFA; the protein is encoded by the coding sequence ATGGGTAACGAAAACGGGTCACAGCGACGTGGCCTGGCCATCGGCTGTGGCGGCACCATCGGTGCGGCCTGGATCGTGGGGGCGCTGGCCGCCGTGCGCGACGTGCTGGACTGGGATCCGCGCACGGCCGACCTGATGATCGGCACCTCGGCGGGCGCGGAGTACGTGACCATGCTGGGCAGCGGAATCTCCGTCGACGAGCTGGTCGCGATGCAGGAGGGGAGCAGCGCGAATCCGATCCTGACCGAGCACATGCGCTCCGGCCCCGGCAAATTCCCGCCGCTGCCGAAGCCGCGCCTGGGCGCGCCGCTGCTGCCGCTGCGCGCGCCGTCCGGCCAGCGGTTGCTCACCGCGGGTAGCGGCCTGCTGCCGGTCGGCGGCGGTGACGCGAGCTGGCTGCAGCGCTTGGCCGAGCAGCTCAACCCCGGCCGCACCTGGGTGCCACATCCGGCGACCTGGCTGGTGAGCATGGATTACGCCACCGGACAACGGGTTCCGTTCGGTTCCCCCGATGCGCCCGCCGCCACGCTCGGCGAAGCCCTGCGCGCCTCCTGGGCCGTGCCCGGCTGGCTGCCGCCGGTGCCGATCGCCGGCCGCCGCTTCATCGACGGCGGCGCCGGATCGACCGCCTCGGTGGATCTGCTTGCCGGACAGGGCCTCGACGAGGTGGTGGTGCTCGCGCCGATGGCCTCGGCGGGCCGGATCCCGGCCACCAGCGCGGGCCACTTCTTGGAACGGCAGATGCGAAACCGGATGAGCGCCAAGCTCGCCGGTGAGATCGCCGCACTGCGCGCCGCGGGCACCAAGGTGCTGCTGCTCGGCGCCACCGCCGAGGATCTCGCGGTGATGGGCCCCAACTTCATGGACGGCAGCCGCCGCCTGGACACGTTCCGCCACAGCCTGCGCAGCACGCGCGCGGCGCTCGAACAAGGAGTTTTCGCATGA
- a CDS encoding SDR family oxidoreductase, which yields MRILGHGYPAIDLKHARVLITGAGRGIGQSTARLFADRGADVVIADVDTAAAEAAAAEIGARAVELDVRARDQWDKAVADLGRVDILVNNAGVMPAGAFLDEPDAVGQATMDINVWGLIHGMRAVVPGMIERGHGHVVNVASLAGKLPVPGLAVYNASKFAAVGLSAATRLEFAEHGVSVSTVLPSAVRTRLSSGMALGKGMPTVDPEDVAEAIVGTCDTRKAEVAVPNYLGALDVALAATPERAVQLVRKLFGGDRALHPADAEVRAKYEEQVRSITK from the coding sequence ATGAGGATCCTCGGCCACGGTTACCCCGCCATCGACCTGAAGCACGCGCGGGTGCTGATCACCGGCGCCGGGCGCGGCATCGGGCAGTCCACCGCGCGTCTGTTCGCCGACCGGGGCGCCGATGTCGTCATCGCCGATGTGGACACCGCCGCCGCCGAAGCCGCGGCCGCCGAAATCGGTGCGCGGGCTGTGGAACTCGATGTGCGCGCCCGCGACCAGTGGGACAAGGCGGTCGCCGATCTCGGCCGGGTCGACATCCTCGTCAACAATGCGGGCGTCATGCCCGCGGGCGCGTTCCTCGACGAACCCGACGCGGTCGGCCAGGCCACCATGGACATCAATGTCTGGGGCCTCATCCACGGCATGCGCGCGGTGGTGCCCGGCATGATCGAGCGCGGCCACGGCCACGTCGTCAATGTCGCCTCGCTGGCGGGCAAGCTGCCGGTGCCCGGCCTGGCGGTCTACAACGCGAGCAAGTTCGCCGCCGTCGGCCTGTCCGCCGCAACGCGTTTGGAGTTCGCCGAGCACGGCGTCAGCGTCAGTACGGTGCTGCCCTCGGCCGTGCGCACCCGGCTGTCCTCCGGCATGGCGCTCGGCAAGGGCATGCCCACCGTCGATCCGGAGGACGTGGCCGAGGCCATCGTCGGCACCTGCGACACCCGCAAAGCCGAAGTGGCCGTGCCGAATTACCTCGGCGCGCTGGATGTGGCGCTGGCCGCCACCCCGGAGCGGGCGGTGCAGCTGGTGCGCAAGCTCTTCGGCGGCGACCGCGCTCTGCACCCCGCCGACGCCGAGGTCCGCGCCAAGTACGAAGAGCAGGTTCGTTCCATCACCAAGTGA
- a CDS encoding GMC family oxidoreductase N-terminal domain-containing protein, protein MEVTARQRAALEMICETFAPGDGSGLPGAGERAVADAVLEMIARGPRPEDAKQLTTLLGLWDSPLFGVLAGMSPRRFSARSVADRERMLLRLGGSRIGAMRAMFQALKASALLPYYGQAGPQGNPMWQAMGYPAPPGALDSAPKPALTPLRPTENTTLDCDVVIVGSGAGGGTAAAVLAEAGLDVVVLERGEYFDDKDFGQGDFEAMAKFYAPGPVSTAEGQMSLGAGSCLGGGTVVNWSTSVRTPDEVRAEWASLGAKQFDTDEFGDALTAVERRLGVNFDRSPLSGRESVLERGLQKLGWDVGTLPRNVTDACDAGIECGRCGSGCRLGAKQSVTKTWLADAAAKGARLVVGADVRSIEVKAGNAESVRAVTAAGHEITVRAKAVVVAAGAIQTPALLRRSGLRNKNIGDYLRLHPATAVFGTFDEEIRPWEGGLQTRLSRQHSDLDGAGYGVIFETMPLHPGPIMGLVSWRGSAEHRAFMRNLAHTAAVAVITRDRDHGSVALDKAGEPIVKYVVSARDAAHVHRGIVGAAEILEAAGAKTITSSHQAGVSYEPGVRGSHAEFEAAARAAGYAPGRCSMGALHIMGSARMGGSRDVSATDPDGATWDVPNIVVADASCFPTSSGVNPMVTIEAIAYMNAKRLVARLK, encoded by the coding sequence ATGGAAGTTACGGCACGCCAGCGCGCGGCGCTGGAAATGATCTGCGAAACATTCGCTCCCGGTGACGGATCGGGCCTACCCGGCGCCGGTGAGCGAGCGGTCGCCGACGCCGTGCTGGAGATGATCGCCCGTGGCCCGCGCCCCGAAGACGCCAAGCAATTAACCACCCTACTCGGCCTGTGGGATTCACCGCTGTTCGGCGTGCTGGCCGGCATGAGTCCGCGCCGCTTCTCGGCCCGGTCCGTGGCCGACCGCGAGCGCATGCTGCTGCGCCTGGGCGGTTCGCGGATCGGCGCGATGCGCGCGATGTTCCAGGCGCTCAAGGCTTCCGCGCTGCTCCCGTACTACGGTCAGGCCGGGCCGCAGGGCAACCCGATGTGGCAGGCGATGGGCTACCCAGCTCCGCCCGGCGCGCTCGACTCCGCTCCGAAGCCCGCGCTGACGCCGTTGCGTCCGACCGAGAACACCACGCTGGACTGCGATGTCGTCATCGTCGGCTCGGGCGCCGGTGGCGGTACCGCGGCCGCGGTGCTGGCCGAGGCCGGGCTCGATGTCGTGGTGCTGGAGCGCGGCGAATACTTCGACGACAAAGACTTCGGCCAAGGCGATTTCGAGGCGATGGCGAAGTTCTACGCGCCGGGGCCGGTGTCCACCGCCGAAGGTCAGATGTCGCTCGGCGCGGGCAGCTGCCTGGGCGGCGGCACCGTCGTCAACTGGAGCACCTCGGTGCGCACGCCCGACGAGGTGCGCGCCGAATGGGCGAGCCTGGGCGCCAAGCAGTTCGACACCGACGAGTTCGGTGACGCGCTCACGGCGGTGGAGCGCCGCCTCGGCGTCAACTTCGACCGGTCACCGCTGTCCGGCCGGGAGAGCGTGCTCGAACGTGGCCTGCAGAAACTGGGCTGGGACGTCGGCACGCTGCCCCGCAATGTCACCGATGCCTGCGATGCCGGGATCGAATGCGGCCGTTGCGGTTCCGGCTGCCGGCTGGGCGCCAAGCAGTCGGTGACCAAGACCTGGCTGGCCGACGCGGCCGCCAAGGGCGCGCGCCTCGTCGTCGGAGCCGATGTGCGTTCCATCGAGGTCAAGGCGGGCAACGCGGAGAGCGTGCGGGCGGTGACCGCCGCCGGTCACGAGATCACCGTGCGGGCCAAGGCGGTGGTGGTCGCCGCGGGCGCCATCCAGACTCCGGCGCTGCTGCGCCGTTCGGGACTGCGCAACAAGAACATCGGCGACTATCTCCGCCTGCATCCGGCGACCGCCGTGTTCGGCACCTTCGACGAGGAGATCCGGCCGTGGGAGGGCGGGTTGCAGACCCGGCTGTCCCGGCAGCACAGCGACCTGGACGGCGCCGGTTACGGCGTCATCTTCGAAACGATGCCGCTGCACCCGGGTCCGATCATGGGGCTGGTGAGCTGGCGTGGGTCCGCCGAACACCGCGCCTTCATGCGGAATCTGGCGCACACCGCGGCGGTCGCGGTGATCACCCGCGATCGCGACCACGGCAGCGTGGCGCTGGACAAAGCCGGTGAGCCGATCGTGAAGTATGTGGTGTCGGCACGCGACGCCGCGCACGTACATCGCGGAATTGTCGGTGCGGCAGAGATTTTGGAGGCCGCCGGGGCGAAGACGATCACGTCCTCGCACCAGGCCGGTGTGTCCTACGAGCCCGGTGTCCGCGGCTCGCATGCCGAATTCGAGGCTGCGGCGCGCGCCGCGGGCTACGCTCCGGGTCGCTGCAGCATGGGCGCATTGCACATTATGGGCTCGGCGCGGATGGGTGGTTCGCGCGATGTCTCGGCCACCGATCCCGACGGGGCCACCTGGGACGTGCCGAATATCGTTGTCGCCGATGCGTCTTGCTTCCCGACATCGTCCGGGGTGAACCCGATGGTGACGATCGAGGCGATCGCGTACATGAACGCGAAACGGCTTGTCGCACGGCTGAAGTGA
- a CDS encoding DUF742 domain-containing protein, which produces MNDPHESWYDDDAGPVVRLFALTRGRSGSARTDVNMLTLVVTSPMGRLRRHEPEYAAIQHLARTPQSVAEIAAHLHLPITTTKILVGDLIGDGVLDFRAPVATPESGTGTSDITMLRALLKGIQSL; this is translated from the coding sequence ATGAATGATCCGCACGAATCCTGGTACGACGACGACGCCGGGCCCGTCGTCCGATTGTTCGCGCTGACCCGCGGCCGGTCCGGTAGCGCGCGCACCGACGTCAATATGCTGACGCTGGTGGTGACCTCGCCGATGGGGCGGCTGCGGCGGCATGAACCGGAGTACGCGGCGATCCAGCACCTGGCCCGGACCCCGCAGTCGGTGGCGGAGATCGCCGCGCATCTGCACCTGCCGATCACGACCACCAAGATTCTGGTGGGCGATCTGATCGGTGACGGCGTGCTGGACTTCCGTGCGCCGGTGGCGACGCCGGAAAGCGGCACGGGCACAAGCGATATCACCATGCTGCGGGCGTTGCTGAAGGGTATTCAGTCGCTGTAG
- a CDS encoding nitrate- and nitrite sensing domain-containing protein, with protein sequence MIGSKFPRIRAPRTVGVRTRLLAIVLIPSLALLATGIGGATYLVQDGRKANRFAELASGTTAPAIMMVEAFQEERRISLLHLAGDNSAAPLLPAARKQSDLALAAVAAQGEAVSELRPDLASNIDGYNELYKQLPGLRGGIDVRALPAPQVFAVYSQIIQVITLASLLAAEVAPDAGVAVELYKAVHALRAAEAVSRTSSLGSVAILTEELAPETLAELSGYIGDGRGEIAYVGSVLTGVRLEQWKQLTGSPEWQRVVAMEDAMLQRGPVPAVDRKASDIELPMDVTGWQTAAGKVRTDLLQLWEDQSADAHVTATNSGNRISRDSILGGAAVFSLALLAFIAASLLANRFIGRMKRLRRDTLELADERLPETIRQLSSGQSAGAGEVAKLDYGTDEIGQVADAFNRAHGAAVAAAVAESQTRAGVNAVFLNIAHRSQVVVHRQLGLLDQAEREEETPERLDLLFELDHLATRARRNAENLIILGGEQPGRRWRNPVPLIDVIRGAVAESQDYTRIHIGRLPDTQITGTAVADVIHLLAELADNATAYSPPESRVEITGNLVGRGAALEISDQGLGMSAEELAERNAVLADPPDFSVAALSGDARLGLFVVAKLAVRHGISVRLSESDYGGIKAIVLIPSELTAPEITSAPPQGFQGLGSFSGGSAYAEPAGITTAPEQPAALTQRPGLPRRQRTTDTYPGNS encoded by the coding sequence GTGATCGGCAGTAAATTTCCCCGCATTCGCGCTCCGCGCACAGTCGGTGTCCGCACCCGATTGCTCGCCATCGTGCTGATCCCGAGCCTGGCGCTGCTGGCCACCGGCATCGGCGGCGCCACCTACCTGGTCCAGGACGGCCGCAAGGCCAACCGTTTCGCCGAATTGGCGAGCGGCACAACGGCTCCGGCGATCATGATGGTCGAGGCGTTCCAGGAGGAACGCCGGATCTCGCTGCTGCACTTGGCCGGTGACAACAGCGCGGCGCCGCTTTTGCCCGCCGCCCGCAAGCAATCCGACCTGGCGCTGGCCGCGGTCGCGGCCCAGGGCGAAGCGGTCTCCGAGCTGCGACCCGACCTGGCCAGCAATATCGACGGCTACAACGAGCTGTACAAACAACTTCCGGGGCTGCGCGGCGGCATCGATGTCCGCGCGCTCCCGGCGCCACAGGTCTTCGCCGTGTACAGCCAGATCATTCAGGTCATCACGCTCGCTTCGCTGCTCGCGGCCGAAGTCGCCCCGGACGCCGGGGTCGCGGTGGAGCTCTACAAGGCGGTGCACGCCCTGCGCGCCGCCGAGGCGGTCTCCCGGACCAGCAGCCTGGGCTCGGTCGCGATCCTCACCGAAGAGCTGGCACCGGAAACACTGGCCGAGCTGAGCGGCTACATCGGCGACGGTCGCGGCGAAATCGCCTATGTCGGCTCGGTTTTGACCGGCGTCCGGCTCGAACAGTGGAAGCAGCTCACCGGCAGCCCGGAATGGCAGCGGGTAGTCGCGATGGAAGACGCGATGCTGCAGCGCGGGCCCGTCCCGGCCGTCGACCGCAAGGCCTCCGACATCGAACTGCCCATGGATGTCACCGGATGGCAGACCGCCGCGGGCAAGGTGCGCACCGATCTGCTGCAACTCTGGGAGGACCAGAGCGCGGATGCGCATGTCACCGCGACGAACTCCGGTAACCGCATCTCCCGGGACTCGATTCTCGGTGGCGCGGCGGTCTTTTCGCTCGCCCTGCTCGCCTTCATCGCGGCCTCATTGCTGGCCAACCGGTTCATCGGACGGATGAAGCGGCTGCGCCGCGACACCCTCGAGCTCGCCGACGAACGCCTCCCCGAGACCATCCGCCAGCTCAGCAGCGGCCAGTCGGCCGGAGCCGGCGAGGTGGCCAAGCTGGATTACGGCACCGACGAAATCGGCCAGGTCGCAGACGCTTTCAACCGCGCGCACGGCGCCGCCGTCGCGGCGGCGGTCGCCGAATCCCAGACCCGGGCCGGCGTCAACGCGGTGTTCCTCAATATCGCGCACCGCAGCCAGGTGGTCGTGCACCGCCAGCTCGGCCTGCTCGACCAAGCCGAACGCGAGGAAGAAACCCCCGAGCGTCTGGACCTGCTCTTCGAACTCGACCACCTGGCGACCCGCGCCCGGCGCAACGCCGAGAACCTGATCATCCTGGGCGGCGAACAGCCCGGACGACGCTGGCGCAACCCGGTGCCGCTGATCGACGTGATCCGCGGCGCGGTCGCCGAAAGCCAGGACTACACCCGGATTCACATCGGCCGCCTGCCCGACACCCAGATCACGGGCACCGCGGTGGCCGACGTCATCCACCTGCTCGCCGAGCTCGCCGACAACGCGACCGCGTACTCGCCGCCGGAGTCGCGGGTCGAGATCACCGGCAATCTGGTCGGCCGGGGCGCGGCCCTGGAGATCTCCGACCAGGGCCTCGGCATGTCTGCCGAGGAACTCGCCGAGCGCAACGCGGTGCTGGCCGACCCGCCGGACTTCAGTGTCGCGGCGCTGTCCGGTGACGCCCGGCTCGGCCTGTTCGTGGTCGCCAAACTGGCGGTCCGGCACGGTATTTCGGTGCGGCTGTCGGAGTCCGACTACGGCGGCATCAAAGCTATCGTGCTGATCCCGTCGGAGCTCACCGCCCCGGAGATCACTTCCGCTCCGCCACAAGGCTTCCAGGGCCTCGGCAGCTTCTCCGGCGGCAGCGCTTACGCCGAGCCCGCCGGCATCACCACCGCACCCGAACAACCGGCGGCGCTGACCCAGCGTCCCGGATTGCCTCGGCGCCAACGTACTACCGACACCTATCCTGGAAACTCATGA
- a CDS encoding DUF742 domain-containing protein, which produces MNSPRESWYDDEAGPVVRLFAVTRGRSDTRRTDIDMLTLVVTSPYGALRRHEPEYAAIVRLAQTPQSVAELAAQLRLPITTTKILVGDLIGDGVLDFRAPVATAENGAGTSDVTMLRALLEGIRAL; this is translated from the coding sequence ATGAACAGTCCGCGTGAGTCCTGGTACGACGACGAAGCCGGGCCCGTCGTCCGGCTGTTCGCGGTCACCCGCGGTCGCTCGGACACCCGCCGGACCGACATCGACATGCTCACGCTGGTGGTCACCTCGCCGTATGGCGCCCTGCGCCGCCACGAACCCGAGTACGCCGCGATCGTGCGCCTGGCTCAGACGCCGCAGTCGGTGGCCGAGCTCGCCGCGCAACTGCGCTTGCCGATAACGACCACCAAGATCCTGGTGGGAGACCTGATCGGGGACGGCGTGCTGGACTTCCGGGCACCGGTCGCCACGGCCGAGAACGGCGCGGGCACAAGCGATGTCACCATGCTGCGGGCCCTACTGGAGGGCATCCGAGCGCTGTAA
- a CDS encoding roadblock/LC7 domain-containing protein: MTISVSRNLDWLLDDLLQRLPDVRDAVVLSTDGLLLGKSSPMDRSDAERFCAMASTLHGVARSAGTHFDAGGVCQTVVELDRAVLFITAAGANACLAVLTSETANLGMVAYEMNQTVQRVGSHLSVDPRPQALDQVG; encoded by the coding sequence GTGACGATTTCCGTGTCACGTAATCTCGACTGGCTGCTCGACGATCTCTTACAGCGGCTGCCCGATGTCCGCGACGCCGTTGTGCTGTCCACCGACGGGCTGCTGCTCGGCAAGAGCAGCCCGATGGACCGTTCGGATGCCGAGCGCTTCTGCGCGATGGCGTCCACGCTGCACGGCGTGGCCCGCAGTGCCGGAACGCATTTCGACGCGGGCGGCGTCTGCCAGACCGTGGTGGAGCTGGACCGGGCCGTGCTGTTCATCACCGCCGCGGGCGCCAACGCCTGCCTTGCGGTGCTGACCTCGGAGACAGCGAATCTCGGTATGGTTGCTTACGAGATGAACCAGACCGTGCAGCGGGTCGGCAGCCACCTCTCGGTGGACCCCAGACCCCAAGCTCTCGATCAAGTGGGTTAG
- a CDS encoding nitrate- and nitrite sensing domain-containing protein, which yields MIGSRFPRISPAHLSRTVGVRTRLLAIVLIPSIALLATGIGGAVYLVRDGQKANDWAELADATGKPVALMVQAFQEERRISLLHLAGDGTAVAHLPAARKQSDVALAAVHEGAVAARKLRPDTKDELDDYRKLFDKLTQLRGGIDARMVPTALAFDAFNKVIDTVSLVVLLAADIAPDAKVAVELYKSTHLLRAAESLSRITSLGSVALLTEQLPAAQIPELARYIGDARGEVSYLSSVLTGARQEELKQLVASTEWQRNVAMENALVQRGPVAPKSNTTTRTSRTEPAALPMDVTEWQQVAGHVRGGLLKVWVDQTTDAQTAAQELGARLAKRSMLGGAAVLAVTLIAFLAALLLANRFVGRMKRLRRDTLELADERLPETIRQLSSGQELDAVDELAKLDYGADEIGQVADAFNRAHHAAVSAAVAESKTRAGVNAVFLNIAHRSQVVVHRQLVLLDKAEREEEDPQRLDLLFQLDHLATRSRRNAENLIILGGEQPGRKWRNPVPLVDVIRGAVAESLDYTRIDIGQLPQTQITGSAVADMIHLLAELADNATAYSPPEAKVEITGNLVGKGVAVEISDQGLGMSVEEFGERNTLLANPPDFSVAALSSDARLGLFVVAKLASRHGISVRLAESDYGGVKAIVLIPVALTTSELEPGPSASRPALTGGAEYALTGQVAAVGKSGSFDAFGTGGVIGGAELPARTSGLVRSEAYGQSAASSGEGPGTGQLPSFGPRESAGLDLPAISNPAETTGRHQKPDLPRRRRTTAGPAESTPALPEPPPTPRQRSAEEARNLMSAIENGTKQGRLNRVDSDQTPSNPDLHEGRW from the coding sequence GTGATCGGCAGTAGATTCCCCCGCATATCCCCGGCGCACCTCAGCCGGACCGTTGGCGTCCGTACCCGGCTGCTCGCGATCGTGCTGATTCCGAGCATCGCGCTGCTGGCCACCGGTATCGGCGGCGCCGTCTACCTGGTGCGCGACGGCCAGAAGGCGAACGACTGGGCTGAGCTGGCGGACGCGACGGGCAAGCCGGTGGCCCTGATGGTGCAGGCCTTTCAGGAAGAGCGCCGAATCTCGTTGCTGCACCTGGCCGGTGACGGCACCGCGGTGGCGCATCTGCCGGCCGCCCGCAAGCAGTCCGACGTGGCGCTGGCGGCGGTGCACGAGGGCGCGGTCGCGGCACGCAAACTGCGCCCCGACACCAAGGACGAGCTCGACGACTACCGCAAGCTCTTCGACAAACTGACACAGCTACGCGGCGGCATCGACGCCCGGATGGTCCCCACCGCCCTGGCCTTCGATGCCTTCAACAAGGTCATCGACACCGTTTCGCTGGTGGTACTGCTCGCCGCGGACATCGCGCCCGACGCGAAAGTCGCGGTGGAACTCTACAAATCGACGCACTTGCTGCGGGCCGCGGAATCGCTCTCCCGCATCACCAGCCTCGGTTCGGTGGCGCTGCTCACCGAACAGCTGCCCGCCGCCCAGATCCCCGAGCTGGCCCGCTACATCGGCGACGCCCGCGGCGAGGTCTCCTACCTCAGCTCGGTCCTAACCGGCGCGCGGCAGGAGGAGCTGAAGCAGCTCGTCGCCAGCACCGAATGGCAGCGCAACGTCGCGATGGAGAACGCGCTCGTGCAGCGCGGCCCGGTGGCGCCCAAGAGCAATACCACCACGCGCACCAGCAGAACCGAGCCCGCGGCACTTCCCATGGACGTCACCGAATGGCAGCAGGTGGCGGGCCATGTCCGCGGCGGACTGCTCAAGGTGTGGGTCGACCAGACGACCGACGCCCAGACCGCCGCGCAAGAGCTCGGCGCCCGACTCGCCAAGCGATCCATGCTCGGTGGGGCCGCGGTGCTCGCTGTCACCCTGATCGCATTCCTCGCGGCCTTGCTGCTGGCCAATCGATTCGTCGGCCGGATGAAACGACTACGCCGCGACACCCTGGAACTGGCCGACGAGCGACTACCGGAGACCATCCGCCAGCTCAGCAGCGGTCAAGAGCTCGACGCGGTCGACGAGCTCGCGAAACTGGATTACGGCGCCGACGAAATCGGCCAGGTCGCCGATGCTTTCAACCGTGCGCATCACGCCGCCGTCTCGGCCGCGGTCGCCGAATCGAAGACCCGCGCGGGCGTGAACGCGGTGTTCCTCAATATCGCGCATCGCAGCCAGGTGGTCGTGCATCGCCAGCTGGTGCTGCTCGACAAGGCCGAGCGGGAGGAAGAGGACCCGCAGCGCCTGGATCTGCTGTTCCAGCTCGATCACCTCGCCACCCGGTCCCGGCGCAACGCCGAAAACCTGATCATCCTCGGCGGCGAACAGCCCGGCCGGAAATGGCGCAACCCGGTGCCGCTGGTCGACGTGATCCGCGGCGCGGTCGCCGAAAGCTTGGACTACACCCGGATCGATATCGGTCAGCTGCCGCAGACCCAGATCACCGGCAGCGCCGTGGCCGACATGATCCATCTGCTCGCCGAGCTGGCCGACAACGCCACCGCCTACTCGCCGCCGGAAGCCAAGGTGGAGATCACCGGCAATCTGGTCGGCAAGGGCGTCGCGGTCGAGATCTCCGATCAGGGTCTGGGCATGTCCGTCGAGGAGTTCGGCGAACGCAACACGCTGCTGGCCAACCCGCCGGACTTCAGCGTCGCGGCGCTGTCCAGCGATGCCCGTCTCGGCCTGTTCGTGGTCGCGAAACTCGCTTCACGGCACGGTATTTCGGTGCGGTTGGCGGAATCCGACTACGGCGGCGTGAAAGCGATCGTGCTGATCCCGGTGGCACTGACCACCAGTGAGCTGGAGCCAGGTCCGAGCGCGAGCCGTCCGGCGTTGACCGGCGGCGCCGAGTACGCGCTCACCGGCCAGGTCGCCGCCGTCGGGAAGTCCGGCAGCTTCGACGCGTTCGGTACGGGTGGAGTGATCGGCGGGGCCGAGCTCCCGGCCCGGACCAGCGGGCTCGTCCGCTCGGAGGCCTACGGCCAGAGCGCAGCGAGCTCCGGCGAAGGTCCGGGCACGGGGCAGCTCCCGAGCTTCGGCCCGCGCGAGTCCGCCGGTCTCGACCTGCCCGCGATCTCGAATCCGGCGGAAACCACTGGGCGCCACCAAAAGCCGGATCTGCCGCGGCGGCGCCGCACCACCGCCGGCCCCGCCGAATCCACTCCGGCCCTGCCCGAGCCCCCGCCGACGCCGCGCCAGCGCTCGGCCGAGGAAGCGCGAAACCTGATGTCGGCCATCGAGAACGGCACCAAGCAGGGTCGCTTGAACCGGGTCGATTCCGACCAGACTCCCAGCAATCCCGATCTCCACGAAGGGCGGTGGTGA
- a CDS encoding helix-turn-helix domain-containing protein: MKRTTFADWPCTVARTVDLIGDWWTPLVLREAFYGARRFEEFERVLGLSRNVLTQRLTRLTEEGLLERVRYQDRPPRHEYRLTDKGRDFFPVIAAMMRWGDRWLAPDGPPIVLHHDTCDHDTHAEVVCAHCREPLRHPEMSARLGPGFPDRLHERALALGRFDDPAAPRDLE; the protein is encoded by the coding sequence ATGAAACGCACGACTTTCGCCGACTGGCCGTGCACCGTGGCCCGCACGGTCGATCTCATCGGCGATTGGTGGACACCGCTGGTGCTGCGGGAGGCCTTTTACGGAGCGCGCCGCTTCGAGGAGTTCGAGCGCGTGCTCGGCCTCAGCCGGAATGTGCTGACCCAGCGCCTGACCCGCCTCACCGAGGAGGGTCTGCTGGAACGGGTCCGGTACCAGGACCGTCCGCCGCGCCACGAGTACCGCTTGACCGACAAGGGCCGTGACTTCTTCCCGGTCATCGCCGCCATGATGCGCTGGGGTGACCGCTGGCTGGCTCCGGACGGTCCCCCGATCGTGCTGCACCACGACACCTGCGATCACGACACCCACGCCGAGGTGGTCTGCGCCCACTGCCGTGAGCCGTTGCGTCATCCGGAGATGTCGGCCCGGCTGGGTCCCGGCTTTCCGGACCGGCTGCATGAACGCGCGCTCGCCCTCGGTCGATTCGACGACCCGGCCGCACCGCGTGACCTCGAATGA